The following nucleotide sequence is from Deltaproteobacteria bacterium.
GTCAGCGATCAACAATGGTACGAAAACCTAGAGCGCAAGCTGATGGGCTACCTGCGCATGGCACGTGAAGTCGTGCCACATATGCAGACCAATCGCTGGGGCCGCATTGTCAATGTTGCCGGAACGGCGGGACTGGAGCCGAGCAACACGGCGATGGCGGTGGGCTTGAACAATGCTGCCGTGATCAACTGGACCAAATCGATGTCGCTCGAATATGCGGCCGATGGCATCCTTGTTAACACGGTGGCGCCGGGCTCCATCGACACGCCGCGGCAAACGGGAAACCGCCAGCGCGAAGCGGAAGTGACCGGGAAGAGCGTCGAGGAGATTCGCCAGGCGCGGGCAAAAGAGATTCCGCTGCACCGTCTAGGTGTTCCCCAGGAAGTTGCCAACGTGATCGTGTTTATGGCGTCGGAATGTTCGAGCTACATGAGCGGGACTTGCGTCACGGTGGACGGCGGCGTGGTGCGTGGGATTTGAATTCGGAAGCATGGCCGCAAAATACGCAAAAGGCGCAAAATAGAAGACGCAAAAAGGGTAAGGGCGACAGGCTGGTCGCCCTTCGATATGATCGCAATGAAAGGAATACAAGGATGAGCGAACTGGATGATGTGAAAAGGGAAGTGGCCGCCGCCAATCGGGTGCTGGCGAACTTAGGATTAGCGACCGGTTTCACCGCGGCGTTGGGGCACGCGAGCATGCGGCTGCCGTCGGAGCCGAATAAATTTTTCGTTAAAGGCCGTGAGTACGAGTACGACGCGCTATCGGTGATGGAGTCCGATGACATGGTGATGTGCGACACGGAAGGCTTCAAAGTCGGCGGGCGGCCGGAATTGACGCAGTGCTCGGAGGTGAAGATCCATGCTTGTGTCTATAAGCTGCGTCCCGACGTTCAGTCGGTGGTCCACGTGCATCCGCGGTATGCGATTCTCATGAGCACTCTCACCGGCACGATCAAGCCGCTTTGCCAAGAAGGAGCCCAACTCGTGCGCAATCCGCTGCCGCTCTATCCGCACATGATGACGATCCAGAGCGACGCCGAAGGCATGGCCGTAGCCACGTTACTGGGCAAAAGCCCGGCGATGTTGCTGAAAGGGCACGGCGCCGTCACCACGGGCAAAACACTTTCGGAATCGGTGATGAACATGGCGCACTTGGAAGAGCAGGCGCGCATGAACTACTTGGCCTACTGCGCGCAGGGCAAAGACTATAACTTTTTGCCCGACCACATGCTTGACGAGATGATCAACCGCACGCCGCTCTACGAACAGCCGCATTTTAAAGACGTGCTCAAAGGCCGCGCGCCGCAGCGCGATGGCACCTGGAACTACCAGAAGAAAGCGGCGACGCCGAAAGGATAAAAAGGATAGACAAGGAGGGCATTATGGCTAAAAACGGCTTTCGCGCATTCGACAGCGACATGCACGTGTTTGAACCCGCCGACCTTTACCAGAAATACATGAATCCCAAGTGGGGCGAGCGTGTCCCCATCGGCAAGCCGCGCAGCAAGCATGGCATGACGCGCTATTTCATTAACAACGGCCAGCCGATCCGGCCGCCGAGCGACGTCGTCGAATTTCACGAGCAAAGAATGGCCGACCGCTTCAACGCTTCCTTGGCGCGCGACTATGACAACGTCTCGCAGCTCGCGGCGATGGACAAAGAAGGGCTCGACATTGCCGTGTTGTTTCGCACCTCGCCGCTGCATACCAATGAGAACTTCGAGCCGGAGTATGCCAACGATCTGTGCAAAGCCTGGAACGATTGGATGGCGGATTTCTGCAAGGCCGATGCGAGACGGTTGAAAGCTTCAGCGCTGATCACTTTGCACGACGTCGATCTGGCGGTGCGAGAATCGAAGCGCGCGGTAAAAAACGGCGCGGTGGGTTTGTCGCTCTGCCCCGAACCGATCAACGGCCGGCAGATTCACGACCGCTATTTCGATCCGTTGTGGCAAGAGGCGCAGGAGATGAATATTCCAATCTGCTTTCATCCGCCGGCGCGGCCGCAGCAGCCCCAGGTGTCGCAGGACCGCTTCGCCGGTCATCCGAACCAAGCTTTGCTGGTGAATCCGCTGCGCAATCCCATCGAACAGATTCTTGCGGTGAGCGCTTTTACCGCCGGCGGTGTATTGGAACGGTTTCCCAAATTGAAAGTCGCTTTCCTCGAAGGCAATTGCGCCTGGCTGCCATGGCTGCTTTACCGCATCGACGAGTATTGGGAGATGCAAGGTAAAATGGCCGATATCCCGCTGCGCCAGAAGCCGAGCGAATATTTCAAACAGCAGTGTTTCATCTCGGTGGACGTTGACGAGGCTTTGGTGAAAAACGTCATCGACTACATGGGCGACGATAATATTGTCATCTCCACGGACTACCCGCATATCGATTGCCGCTGGCCGCATGCATTGGAGGAGTTTTTATCGATACCAATTTCGGAGCAGTCGAAGCGGAAGATTCTGTGGGATAACTGCGCGCGGCTGTATGGCGCTGACTAGAGATCTCGGATGATTCTCCCGCAAAGCATGTCCCGAGCAACCTCGAAGGGGCGCAAAGGCGCAAAGGTCCGACCTCAATGATTCGGGAGGCACCATGATCCGGATGGTTTATTGTGCGGTGCTTGCAATAAGTTTTTTGCTTCTCTCATACGCAACCGGCTTGGCGCAAACCCGCTTGCGCGCGTCCTATGGCTCCATCGCCGTGTCGCAGGTAGTTTTGCCGCTCGGTGTGCGCGCCGGCATCTTTCAGAAAAACGGGCTCAACCTCGAGCCCATCTACATCGGCGGGCGCTCGGTTTCCGCTCTGATCAGCGGCGACGTGCAGTTTGGCTTCATGGGCGGACCGCCGGCGATTTTGGCCAAGGTCAGTGGCGCCGATGTGGTGATGCTGGCCGGGTTGAATGGATTGGATCAAATTCTCGTGGCCATTCCTGCGATCAAGCGTGGCAGCGATTTGGTCGGGAAAAAAGTCGGCATCAGCCGCTTCGGCACGACCGCCGATTACGGTGCGCGCATTGGGCTTAAAAAACTGAAATTGAATCCGCAAAAGGACGTGACCCTCATCCAAATCGGCGACACGCCGGCGCGCATCGGTGGGATGTTATCGGGAGCGATTGAGGCGGCGACCTTGAGTAGCAGCGAAAAGGAGTTGGCGATTAAAAACGGCTTTCACGTGCTTGCCGATCCGAGCGACGTTGAGTTCCCCGGCAACGCCGTGGTGACGACGCGAGCGTTTATGAAAACCAACAGGGAAGACGTGAAGCGCTTTGTCCGCGCCACCGTTGAAGTGATTCATTTCTCCAAAACCCAGCCTGAGCGGACGAAGAAACTGCTCTACGAAATCTATCGTCAAAGCGACGCGGCCGTGGTCACCAAGCGCTACGATGCGATGGTCGAGATGTTTCCCGACTATCCATATTTGACGAGGGGCGCGGTGCTATCGTTTCTCGAAATTCTGAAAGACGAAGGCAAGCTGAAAGATCCGCTCAACCCTGAGCCTTATCTAGATACGAGTCTCCTCGCGGAAGTGGAGCGGGAGCGCAAGAAATGAGCGGGAAATCTGTCACCGCGAAGTACACGAAATTCGGAGGAAGATATTTCTTCTCTTACGTTCGTGCTCTTCGTGGCCTTCGTGGTGCAATAGGCTTTTTCATCTTGACGTCGGTCTTCTCCACCTTGTCTATGTCTGGGCGTGCTTTAGGACAAACCAAAATCCGCGCCGCGTTCGGCACGCCGAGCTTGAGCCAAGTGGTTTTTCCGCTGGGCGTGCAATCGGGAATGTTTAGCCGCCACGGCTTGTCGGTCGAGCCAATCTATGTTGCTGGCCGGTCGATCAATCTGTTGATCAGTGGCGACGTGCAGTTTGGGTTTAGCGGGGGACCGCAAACGGTGCTAGCGCGATTATCCGGTGCAGATCTCATGACCATTGCTGGGCTCAATCGTCCAGGGCAGATGGTGGCGGCGCATCCATCGATCAAGTCGCCGCAAGATCTTATCGGCAAGAAAGTTGGGATCGGTATCTTTGGCACCACCGCGGATTACGGCATGCGTCTCGCGCTGCGCAAGTTTAACCTGCGCGCCAACCGCGACGTGACTTTTGTCTCCGTGGGTGACGTGCCCGGCCGCATCGCCGCGGTGACATCGGGAACGGTCCAAGCCGTGATTTTAAGCAGCTATGACAAACATTTCTTAGAGCAGCATAATCTGCGCATGCTTACGGACACGGACGATATCGACTTCATGGCCTCGGGCATCATGGTCACGGAAAGCTATGCGCGTGCTAACCGCGAGACTGTAATGAGGCTTTTGCGCGGCGTCGTCGATACCATCAGGTTGATCAAGACCGAACCGAAAAGAACGACTGAACTATTGGGTAAGATTTATCGCGAAACCGATCAAGCATTTTTAGCGCGGCGCTACCAGACTTTGCTGGGCATTTATCCTGACTATCCTATTGTTTCACCTGGCGCGATCCAGTCGATCATCGATTTGCTCAAGGAAGACGGCCGGATCAAAGACTCGCCGCCCGCGCAGAGTTATCTAGACATGAATTATCTGCGTGCGGTGGAGAAGGAGAGGGTGGGAAAGTAGGGGGGTGCCTGGTCTAGCGTCTGTCGTCTAGGGTTTGGCGTTTGAATTCAGGCATGGGGTAGGCATGGGGTCAGGTCTTGATATTTGTTCAAGTGGCCGGTTGCCGCAATCTTTTCATGATCCGGCTTAGCGTGGAGTAGTGAATCTTTAAGTGCGGTGCAACCTCCACTTGACTGTAACCGTGATCTTGCACCGCCTTCTCGATCAGCCGAGCTCGCGGGCTTTGACTGTGGCTCTCCGCCCCAAATAGCTGCTTCAAACTCGGCCGGCCGATCAATCTCTGACCGCGCGGTATCTCGGTGATTGTCTCATACCCTCTGACGTATCCTTTAAGCCCCTCGGCAAAGCCTTCTTCGCCCAACAAACTGTGCGCCGCCAATTTTTCCCAGATCGATGGCCGGCCGATCCCTTCCCTGACAAACTGCCGGTACTTGCGCTGCGCGTCTCGCCGCCGCTTGCCAAACTGCCCCAGTATTTCGTCCACCGTCAGCCATTTCTCTGGCACGGCTTCCCCAACGGTGGCTCGATAGCTGCTCCACGCCCACCCACCGGCTTGCTTGACCATCTCTGCCGCCACCGCGTTGAGCACCACGTAGCGGCAGACTTCGAGAAATTGGCTGTCTTTCTCCACCAATATCCCTTTAAACCGCCCTTGAAACAAATGCCCCACCCGCCGGTGGCGCCGATTGAAGGCTTGGGTGTACACGCCGTTTAACTGGCGCATCCCTCGCGACAGATTGGCGTCGGGAGTCTCAATGACCAAATGGTAGTGGTTGCCCATCAAACAGTAGGCGTGGCACAGCCAGTGAAAACGCTCGATGACTTGGCCCAGAATTGCCAAAAACAGATTTCGGTCGCTGTCGTCTTTGAAGATGGCTTTGCGTTCATTTCCCCTAGAGGTGACGTGATAGAACGCCCCGTCGTATTCGATCCGTAGTGGCCGGGCCATGCTCCAGGACTAACCCAATCTGATCCGATCGTCAATGATCAAGACCTGACCCTAATGCTTCCGCGAAAATCAACCCGCTAAACTTCCCTCAGGTGTGTGTATCCAATCGCTTGAGAATGTTTTGTAGCCTTTCTGTTACAGCCGCTCTACCCGCATCATTTGCCTTCCAAAAATCTTTCAAAAGCTTTAGTAGTACAAGCTCGATCTCTGCATGGATTAGTTGGACCTCCGATCTCAAGTATTGCTCCTTCTCTGACAGTTCAGCGACCAGATCTACCAGTCCCTTCGTTTGATCAATATATTTCGTTGCCGGAGGTCGATACCCGTCGCTAGAGTGTTCGGCAGGGTCTTGTGCCGCTTTATCTCGTAACTGGCGCAAATATTCATGACCGGAGATATATCTGGCATGGTAACCGTTCGTCTGGACACGAGTTGATCGTTTGCATCCGCACTGACAATACCCGTAGCCAAAAGGGTAATAATTGGTTTTCTGACCGATACTAGGCATGCTATGTCTTACTTCGAGTTGATAGAATGTTGCTAGTTTTTCATTTTACGTCTAACGTCCCGCATCACCTGCCGGCGGAAGAGGGCGACGCCCCACTGTAGCCGGGCTGGTGCATGCGGATGTTAGGCCGACTTGCTGGCTACGACGCTACGAAAAGCTCCACGGTGTCCGGATGCACTCCGTCGTACTTCATTGCCTCGGCTGCATCAGCACCCTGAAGGGCTTTTGTGAGGGCTTCGACACTTGGAACGTTCTCTATGAGGACACCCACTCGGCGTCCCCCGCCAGGACTGACAAACGTTTTTACGGTCATCCCGTGCTTGCGGAACCACTCGGCTCGCTTAGGTGAACCCAGCCAGTGAGCGACGTCATCCACCTCATGTACTGCCATTACCGTAGTCATTGCGACAACCCTCCTGTAGTGATCGTGAATCATTCATGCTCGTATTCTCACGCAGAACCGTCGTCCTACGCTGGCCAACACGCTGTGTTCTGTTACGAACGCCCCGAAATCAAGAAACCGGACGGCACAGCGAGCCCACCATTCGGCCCAACTATTAAGTGAGCCGCTAGAGCCTCCGAGATATGCCGGTCGGCATATCTCGGCTGCGGCTCCAACGGTGGAAGTCCAATTCCATTGCAATATCAGATAATTAAAGTCGATTTGGCAACGTAAAACTTTCCGGCAAAAGCCGACCGGGAGCGGCGGGTTATCTCGCCTGGGTTGAAATGCCTAGGGGCCGAAACCGGTAGTCGCCAGCTCGGTATATCCTGTCAAATTTTCAGACCAGCCAGACGCCAAATCGCCTACTTACGCATCAATGCCATAAAATTTCACGCAATTATCCCACAAGATTTTTCTCCGGCTATCCGCCGGCATCTCTTGGTGGAAGAACTCCTGTGTCGCTTTGGGAAAGTCCGAGTCGCTGTGCGGGTAGTCGCTGGAGAATACTAGGTTGTCGTCGCCGATCTGCTGGCAGACAAAGCCGACGTCGGCTTCGTCGCCTTCGCAGCCGATCACGCATTGGCGTTTGAAATATTCACTCGGCTTCATGGTCAAAAGCGGCGCGTCGTTTTTGCCGAGCTGGCCCCAGTGGCGGTCCATGCGCTGCAGCCAGGCCGGCGCCCAGCCGCAGTTGCATTCAAGAAAGCCGACTTTCAATTGCGGGAAACGTTCCAATACGCCGCCAACGATCATGTCGACCATGGTGACCATCTGGCCGGTGACGTGGGTGCAGATGTGACGCAGGAGGCGGTTGCCCATGCCGAAGCGTTCCAAATGCGGGTAGTGGCCGGAGTTCGTGCACTCGTGAAAGCCGACGGTCATGCCCATTTCTTCGAGCTCGGCCCAGAGTGGTTCCCAATACACGCTGAACCAAGTTTGGCCGGGCAGGGGAGTGGCGCGCAGGAATGCGCTGACAAAGCCGAGCTTTTCACGGGCGCGCTTCGCTTCGCGCACGGCGAGCGAGACATCGTGCGGCGGCAACAACGCCGCGCCGTAGAGCCGCTTGGGATTTTCCTGGCAGAAATCATAAAGCCAGTCGTTGTAAGCACGGCAGATCGCCTCGGCGAGCAGCGGGTCCATGTCGGGCATGGTCATGATGTGCAGGCAGGCCGTCGGAAACAGCACGGCGACGTCGATGCCTTCGATGTCCATCGCTTCGAGCTGCGACTTGGCATTGAAGTTTTGCTTGCGCGCGAAGTCGATCACATCGCCGCGGGTGTTGTTGCGCTTGCCGCTGATCATGCGGACATCGTGCACGAGCGTCGGGCTGTTCTGGCGCGGCTCTTTGCCGTCGACGATCAACAAATTCAAATCGCCCCGCGTCGGCACGCGCACGGGGCGCGGCGCGCGCTCTTTGAAGCGCGGGTCCATGTACTTTTCCCAAAGATCGAGCGGCTCCATGATGTGCATGTCGGAGTCGATGATCTTGAAACCGTTTTTCATAACGCCTCCCCTTCGATACAACCCTGACGGGTTTACTCAGGACTAACGGCCCTTCCGCGACGACACTCCTTCGATACAGCCCTACGGGCTTGCTCGGGGAATCGGATTGGGGAAAAGCGCCGCTGTTGGAATTCGCTTTGTCCCGATTCTGATTTTCCAACTACTACTTGCAGCGTAGGGGTGTCAATGGGATTTTTCGCGTGAAACCGGGCGGAGTCGGGTCATTGACGGGCGGCAACGATGTCAACGTGCAGGACGACTTCGTCGCGGTTTTGCACCGCGCCCAAAAACGCGCTGAATGGTTTATAGCCGAAACTGCTTTGCAAGAAGCGCGCGGAGCCTTTGGCATGCAGCAGATTGTTTTGCAGTTCCGCCTGCACAGACAGTGTGATGGGTCGGGTCACGCCGCGCAGCTCTAAATCGCCGACGACAGTGTATTGACCGTCTCTTTCTGTTATGCGCGTCGAGCGAAAACGAATTTTTGGGTGGCGCCGGACATCGAGCTGAGCTTCCGACTCCATGGTCTGTTGAATCTCGCGCCGGTTATCTTCGCTCAGATCGAGGGGCAGTTTATGCTTTTGTCGCAACATCGGCTCATCGATCACAAGCGCGGTGGCGTCCACTTCTACGGTTATCTGCGCCGCCGTCGGTGCCGCGGGATCGAGCTGAATTTGGCCGCTGTACTTGGCGGCCCGGAGCACGTGATCGTGGGCAAAGACGGAACCAACGCCGGCTTTGAAAAGCTGCACGGCGATTTCACTGCGCGCAGGATCGATGACGTACTGTGCCGCCTGGCTGCTGGCGGACAATAGGATTGTCGCCAGCAGCCCGCGAAGCACACGCCAGAGCAGTTTTCTTATGGTCAGCGCTTTCGTCCCTTTGCCAAGGATTTTTCCCGAACCTCTCAGCGCACCGGCTGTGAGCGATCCACTGCCGCGCCGCGCAGGATGACCGAGGCGATGCGCCGTGTGTTGGTGATGTTGTCGAGCGGGTTGGCGTCGAGCACGATGAAGTCGGCGCTCTTGCCGGGTTGCAGCGTGCCCATGTCGGCGAGGCGCAGGAACTCGGCGGAGTTGCGCGTCGCGGCGACGATCACCTGCATGGGCGTCATGCCGGCGGCGACCATGTCTGCCATCTCTTCGTGCGGCCCCCAGGGGCGGTTGCCGTCGGTGCCGAGGGTGATGCGCACGCCGGCGGCATTCAGCTTCGCCAGATTGCGCGCTTGAATGCCAAAGAAGGCCTGAGTCTTGGGTTGGTCCGTATTGGCCTTTTCGAGCTTGGCGAACTCCTCGGGGGACAGGCCCGGTTTTAGCCAGCTTAGATCGGTTTTGACGCCGCGATCCGGCAGGTTCGGTGTCAGGATCAGATTCGGCCGCTGCCGGAACATGGCGAGGGTCTCATCATCGATGTCTTTGTCGCGCACGCCGTGGGCGAAGGCGTCGAGCCCA
It contains:
- a CDS encoding SDR family oxidoreductase, with the protein product MDLGLKGKVAIVTGSSDGIGLVTAQTLLREGAKVVICARRDAKLIEARDWLVKETGGEVLAVQCDVRRLEDVQRLVKETLQRLGAIHILINNAGSVPAIKFADVSDQQWYENLERKLMGYLRMAREVVPHMQTNRWGRIVNVAGTAGLEPSNTAMAVGLNNAAVINWTKSMSLEYAADGILVNTVAPGSIDTPRQTGNRQREAEVTGKSVEEIRQARAKEIPLHRLGVPQEVANVIVFMASECSSYMSGTCVTVDGGVVRGI
- a CDS encoding class II aldolase/adducin family protein is translated as MFELHERDLRHGGRRRGAWDLNSEAWPQNTQKAQNRRRKKGKGDRLVALRYDRNERNTRMSELDDVKREVAAANRVLANLGLATGFTAALGHASMRLPSEPNKFFVKGREYEYDALSVMESDDMVMCDTEGFKVGGRPELTQCSEVKIHACVYKLRPDVQSVVHVHPRYAILMSTLTGTIKPLCQEGAQLVRNPLPLYPHMMTIQSDAEGMAVATLLGKSPAMLLKGHGAVTTGKTLSESVMNMAHLEEQARMNYLAYCAQGKDYNFLPDHMLDEMINRTPLYEQPHFKDVLKGRAPQRDGTWNYQKKAATPKG
- a CDS encoding ABC transporter substrate-binding protein; translation: MIRMVYCAVLAISFLLLSYATGLAQTRLRASYGSIAVSQVVLPLGVRAGIFQKNGLNLEPIYIGGRSVSALISGDVQFGFMGGPPAILAKVSGADVVMLAGLNGLDQILVAIPAIKRGSDLVGKKVGISRFGTTADYGARIGLKKLKLNPQKDVTLIQIGDTPARIGGMLSGAIEAATLSSSEKELAIKNGFHVLADPSDVEFPGNAVVTTRAFMKTNREDVKRFVRATVEVIHFSKTQPERTKKLLYEIYRQSDAAVVTKRYDAMVEMFPDYPYLTRGAVLSFLEILKDEGKLKDPLNPEPYLDTSLLAEVERERKK
- a CDS encoding ABC transporter substrate-binding protein; amino-acid sequence: MSGKSVTAKYTKFGGRYFFSYVRALRGLRGAIGFFILTSVFSTLSMSGRALGQTKIRAAFGTPSLSQVVFPLGVQSGMFSRHGLSVEPIYVAGRSINLLISGDVQFGFSGGPQTVLARLSGADLMTIAGLNRPGQMVAAHPSIKSPQDLIGKKVGIGIFGTTADYGMRLALRKFNLRANRDVTFVSVGDVPGRIAAVTSGTVQAVILSSYDKHFLEQHNLRMLTDTDDIDFMASGIMVTESYARANRETVMRLLRGVVDTIRLIKTEPKRTTELLGKIYRETDQAFLARRYQTLLGIYPDYPIVSPGAIQSIIDLLKEDGRIKDSPPAQSYLDMNYLRAVEKERVGK
- a CDS encoding transposase; the encoded protein is MARPLRIEYDGAFYHVTSRGNERKAIFKDDSDRNLFLAILGQVIERFHWLCHAYCLMGNHYHLVIETPDANLSRGMRQLNGVYTQAFNRRHRRVGHLFQGRFKGILVEKDSQFLEVCRYVVLNAVAAEMVKQAGGWAWSSYRATVGEAVPEKWLTVDEILGQFGKRRRDAQRKYRQFVREGIGRPSIWEKLAAHSLLGEEGFAEGLKGYVRGYETITEIPRGQRLIGRPSLKQLFGAESHSQSPRARLIEKAVQDHGYSQVEVAPHLKIHYSTLSRIMKRLRQPAT
- a CDS encoding amidohydrolase produces the protein MKNGFKIIDSDMHIMEPLDLWEKYMDPRFKERAPRPVRVPTRGDLNLLIVDGKEPRQNSPTLVHDVRMISGKRNNTRGDVIDFARKQNFNAKSQLEAMDIEGIDVAVLFPTACLHIMTMPDMDPLLAEAICRAYNDWLYDFCQENPKRLYGAALLPPHDVSLAVREAKRAREKLGFVSAFLRATPLPGQTWFSVYWEPLWAELEEMGMTVGFHECTNSGHYPHLERFGMGNRLLRHICTHVTGQMVTMVDMIVGGVLERFPQLKVGFLECNCGWAPAWLQRMDRHWGQLGKNDAPLLTMKPSEYFKRQCVIGCEGDEADVGFVCQQIGDDNLVFSSDYPHSDSDFPKATQEFFHQEMPADSRRKILWDNCVKFYGIDA
- a CDS encoding YceI family protein, whose product is MRGSGKILGKGTKALTIRKLLWRVLRGLLATILLSASSQAAQYVIDPARSEIAVQLFKAGVGSVFAHDHVLRAAKYSGQIQLDPAAPTAAQITVEVDATALVIDEPMLRQKHKLPLDLSEDNRREIQQTMESEAQLDVRRHPKIRFRSTRITERDGQYTVVGDLELRGVTRPITLSVQAELQNNLLHAKGSARFLQSSFGYKPFSAFLGAVQNRDEVVLHVDIVAARQ
- a CDS encoding amidohydrolase family protein, translating into MSLGSDNYDILDMRSQTIPGAARFLSAGRGITMHEPGCPPIPHWISSAAEGRKAVVELAGQKVDMVKIWVDTRGNKYPKVTPEIYGAIIDEAHKRGLRVSAHIFDMEDAKGLMKAGLDAFAHGVRDKDIDDETLAMFRQRPNLILTPNLPDRGVKTDLSWLKPGLSPEEFAKLEKANTDQPKTQAFFGIQARNLAKLNAAGVRITLGTDGNRPWGPHEEMADMVAAGMTPMQVIVAATRNSAEFLRLADMGTLQPGKSADFIVLDANPLDNITNTRRIASVILRGAAVDRSQPVR